A stretch of DNA from Vulpes lagopus strain Blue_001 chromosome 12, ASM1834538v1, whole genome shotgun sequence:
TGGAACTTCTCTCCGCCCAGATCCTCCACTACAATCAGACGGTGTGACCACTGGATCATTAGGGCACGATCCGTTCCTGCACCTGTGCCTTTGCTCAGGCTGGGGCAcagcctgggctgccctctctctctcccacactgCTTTGGCCCCATTCCCAAGGTCCTCCACTTCAGAACTCTATCCCTCAGTGATCAATTCCTCTCTTTTTATGACCCCTTCTTCTAGGCCTCACCCACAGGGGACTTAGCACTGCCTTGTATTTTTGCTCTCTTCCCATGGTACTTTTTCACTTCCCAACAATGCTGGGACCAGCAAGAATACACCTCTGTGTCTCCAGTGTTCAGGTTGCCTTGCGCACACAGGCACCTCCTTGGTCAAAGTTTTGCTGATGGGAAACACAAAGTTTGGCTTCTCCCCTCTCACTGCAATGAAGGTGCAGCTGGAAAAGGGGACCTCTGTGCCCATCCCACTCCCTCCCCCAGGGCTTGCCACCACATTGCCGGATGTCCGGTTGTTGACAGCCATTGAAGCTCTAAGACTCACAGCTAATGCTCTGCCCATAGGCCCCCTCCCAGGGACAAAAAGCACAAAGGAGGAGGTAGAAATGGTCTTTGTGGTTCTAGACAGCAGGACTGCCAGGAAGAGGAGTTGAACAGAAgtagagggtgggggaagggcaacTCCTGGGGTGCTAATCCCAGCTTCCTGTCTGGATTTTCCTTGACTGCTGCTCAGGGCCTATCTTAGGATGGTCACAGCTGCCGAAATAGATCTCTCCCCTCACCTGTTCTGAAGCAAAGAAGACCTTGATAACTTCCTGTCGAAAGAATGCTGGCTTTGGTAATTTTTCCAGGATGTGAGACAATACTAGGGGCACTGGTGGTGAACTCCCCAGGCTTCTCCACCCCTGCAAGGCTGTAGCCAGGAATGAGGGAACAAACAgccaggagggtgggggagcGGGGCGTGGAGTTGAGGGGCCTGCTACCCCTTTCTATCCAGGGCGGAGCCTTTTCTGTGAACTTGGTTAGTGCTTCTGCCCTTGGTCTGCTCAGAAACCACTCCTGCCCCAAAGGACACCCCTCTGATTCAGAGTGACACACAGAACATACCCTCCGCCCTCCTCATTTACCTGCCCTTCCTTACAGAATTTTCTATTCCTGCTTAACCATCCTAGCCAATTCTGGGACCTGGAAACCAAGTGTTTGCATTGGGGCGGGTCTCCCCAGCAcctcactcattcactcaacaaacatgaGGCCCCTCGCCCCAAGCTGGGTACTGGAGGTGCGCCAGGGTgggaggtagggaggggcagGACGCGGTGCCCAGCCGGGGagccggcggcgcggggggccTGGAGGTGGGCTTCCCGCAGAGGGACCGGCCCCTGGGGAGGGAGTCGCCCCCCCCCCGTCCGCGGAGCtggggagagcagagcagagcaagCCCGGAGCGCCCGCGCCGGGAGGGACCTGCGCATGCGTGGgaggagttttttgggttttttttttttggcgtcGCTCTCGTCGCCTAGGTAACCCGGACCGGCAGGAGCCCGCATGGCCTCGGGCCCCGGAGGGTGCTGGGGTCAGCCCCCACCGCAGGGTGCAGCCGGGACGGTAGGGCTGAGCCGGATCCTCCCGGGGAGGCCGACGGGAGCCGCGGTCCCCGGAGGAAGTGGGGTGGTTGCGGAGAGCGACCCCAAAcgtaggggaggggaggagactcAGGGAACCCGGGGGCCGTGGGGGCGGCAAGGAGGAGGCGGCCCcagcggggcgggcgggaggTGGGGACGGGTGGGTCCCGATcctggccgccccccccccgccccggccgagTCTCCCGCCCTCCCAGCCCTGCGTGACCGTCCTGCAGCCCGTCGCCTGGGCCGCCCCACCCCCGCGCCCGCAGCCGGGCAGAGTGAAGGAAGGTGAGACTCCGGGCTCAGGCGCCTGCACCCCAGTCTGCTTCGCACATTCTCTGGGCATCCTCGCTGCACGCACTCCCGCGCCATCCCTGActggggcttggggtgggggggtgcgagGGTGGGGAGGGCTCTGGGATCTGGGCGGTGGGCGGTGGGGAGTGGGAGGCCGGGCGTGGGCCTGCTGACTCCCCCGCCCTAGACCTGCTGGAACTGATGCTGCTGCAGAACGCACAGATGCACCAGCTGCTGCTGAGTAGCCTGGTGGCAGcagccttcaacccagggccagCCTCTTCCCACCAGCAGGTGCGTGGGCTTGGGTGCTGTGGAGCTGTGCCACCAGGGCCACCCACCTGCAGGTGCCAGGGTGGGGATCCATCTGAGGCGGATCCTGGAGAAAAAGAACCAGGCCACAGTGCCACAGGCCTGGCTGGGTCCCTTTGGCATCTCTTATGTGCCAGGCTTCCAAGCCAGCAGCCTCAGTGGAGGTAGGAGTCCCCAAATCCAGACCACTCAGGTCTTGTTTTCAAGGAGGTCTCCCTGCAGTGCATCCCCTACTAGACTGCAGGCCCAGGACAACGGGCACCATGGTTCCCTGAGTCTGTAGGGTGCTGGATACTTACTAGGGGCTCAAGTCATATTTGTtgaacaagtgaaaaaaataaatgaatgactatgAATACAAGGCAACTTTGGCCTGACTGGCACAGGGACAGGTACATGGCATGAGTGCACATTCGTTGGGGAATGAAGAGCAGGTCCTTGGAGGAGCAGGTGACCTTAGAACCAGCCCTCAAAAGCCAGGTGGGTTTTTGAGGCTTGGAGGAGGCCAGGTAGTGTCTACCATCCAGGCTGGCAGGAGCTGCTGCCACTCCTCATGCCCTGGCCCTTAGGGGGCCCCTGGGGTGAACACCACACCTCCCTGATGGGGCACAGATGGGTCCAGGGGCCTGTCACTGGACTCCTGATCCAGCTCTGGAGTCATACCTGGATACTTTCAGTCCCTGCTCAGCCACTTATTAGCAGGGTGACCTTAGACAAGTTgctccatctttttattttttttaaatttttttttaattttttaatttatttatgatagtcacagagagagagagagagaggcagagacacaggtggagggagaagcaggctccatgcaccgggagcctgatgtgggattccatcccgggtctccaggatcgcgccctgggccaaaggcaggcgccaaaccgctgcaccacccagggatccctgctccatctttttaagcctcagtttttccctcctgcaaaataaggaataaatgtCTCCAAAGTACCTGGCTTGCAGGTAGTGATTGCTCAATAAAGGGAAGCCATTTCTCAATGCTGATCTGGAGAAATTAGGGGAGCAGAGAAGTGGGGGTAGGGATCCTGGGACCTGTATCATCTCTCCTCCCCCTTTCCCACAATCCTCAGGTCTACCTGGAGGAtcaacaggaggaggaggagatgcaaGCCCAGGAGGAAGGGCCTTTGGTGTTCCACCATCACTACCTGCCCTGCCCGATGCCCACGCTGGgccccctgctgccctggccggtccctttcctttccctccccccacaGCAGCCCCACTTGCAGGATGAGTCCAGGATTCAGCActgccctcctgcctctgggACAAGGGGTCTGTAAGTGAGGCTGGGGAATCCGGGCATTGCCAGGGCcctgctctggggctgggctggaaGAGTTCACCAGGAGCTGGGGGTAGGGTAGAGATACTTGTGGGTGAGACCCCAGAGACTTTCTGATGGGgagatctttcttctcttttctccatgtcAGGAGAAccgtgcccccgcccccaccccccagtgccACAGGCACTGTGGGTGCGGATGTACCCCCGGCTTCAGGTAGGCACAGGGTAGGTGAGCAGTGGGGTCCAAGTCCAGGTCAGGGTTGGGTCAGGAGGCCAGATGGGCCATGTTGGGGACGAGGGAGCTCCTCTCATCACTggtcccttcccctttcctccttgGGGGCCGGTGATGCAGGAGGGAGTCAAGATCAGGGTGCTTTCTTTCCCCAGACTACTATGGTGCCGAGAGCCTACCATGAGGACAGACACAAGTTCTGGACCCTACCAGCATCACTGCAGAGCTGGAATGAGCCCTGGAGCCCCCCAAGTGCCTCCCTATTGCCTGCAACCCCACAGCCATGCCCGGCagccctccccccaacccccaaccatAGCCAGGCCCTCTCCTGGGTGAATCAAAACCCTCTTCACCACACTGAGACCTTGAACTGGCCTGATCTCTGCCCTGGAGTAAAAGCCCCTCTAAGCATCACCCAGGGCTGGGAAGCCACCActggtgtgtgttggggggtcaGTTTGGGGATCTGGGAATCAGAGCCCTTCCTGGACCTCCTCCACTCACCCCTGTCTGGGATGGCCAGGGCTGTGGGGTCTTGGTGACCTAATGATGGAGCAGGAGGTGAGGggaggactgcttttgttgtccAAGGCTCTTTGAAGGCCTAGGGTGATGGGGGAGAAGCCTGGCTCAGAGGGTCCTAGAACTGAGCCAGTTCCCTTGGGCCCCACTGTCATCCCAGGAAGTTGGCTCTTTTGGCAGAAAGAAGTCAGAGCCATGTCCTGCTCTGAACATGAGTGGCCTGAGGTCCCAGAGGCCAAATAGGAACAGAAGGTCTCTCCGCCCTATTGGGCCAGAGCTTGTGTCCTCCACCATCCCTCAGGAGAAATTAGTCACTTGGGGCCCCACAAGGATGGGTGGCTGGTGCCTGGGCTGGTCAGCATGGGCtcaccccaggccctgggctggctgGGGCTCTGGACGGCTCTTGTGaaggagggggtagagggagtCTTTGCAGACATTGGGGAGAGAAGTCCAGGTCTGGTGGGGTGCCCTTCCTGGCCAGAGCTTAAGCCCAGGAGAAGACATTTGAGGCACAGGGTTAAGTCCAGGTGTTTATATTCAGACTAGAAAAGGAAATGACCCCAAAGTCCTCTGCTGCTCACTTCAGTCCTACAGCCAGGGCTGGGCCACAATCCTGAGGAGTCTCACTGAGTTCCAGTGGCTGCTGTGGTGGTGGCCATGCCACTCATGTAGGCTGTGCCCAGTAGGTCCGACTTAGGCCCCGCTTAAGCACCTTGTACCCCGTAGGTGCCCATCCGCCTCTGGCGCCAGTGCTGGCCCAAGACAAAGCACAGGAGGATGGATGTCACAAACAAGAACAGCAGCACCGATACCACTGAGATGATGACGACCATCTGGTTGTCTGGCCTCggctctggggagggaggagggggcagtggtCTTAGAAGTCCCCTGGTCCTAGATGCTAGGACCCAAGGGGGAGTAGAGGCCCACCTGTCCCCCACCCGCCCTCCGTCCATCTTGCAGCCGCCCATGTTGCAGAGTTGAATGGCTAATGGTGCGGTGTCTGGAGGAAGGGTAGGCTGGGGTCCAGGCCACCAGCCAGCCCTCTGCGAGACTGTGATGGTCTCAGTCCCCTGCCACCGACCCCTAGCACCAGCATATAGTTGCTGGACACCATGGCCTAGGTAGTGGCATGGTCTGAGCCCCACCCCGCCCTGGGCGATGCTGAGTGAGCTCCTACCAAACTCTCTGGACAGGGACCACCTTGGCCATCAAGAGTCACAGAACAGCAGAGCTCCTGGGGGACCTGAGGGCCAAACCTCTTCATGTAGAGAGGGGCCATGGCCAGCGAGAGGAGGCTGACTTGGTCAAGGTCACGCAGTTCACTAACTGCAAAGCAACTAGTTAGGTTCCAAACCGGGCACTTGGAGAGAACTTCCGGGATGAAGGAGAGCAAGAGGGAACCCTCAGGATTAAGTGTGGGGTCCCTGGGCGCCTGCACCCTGAGATGGCAGAGGGCGTGCTGAagcttttttcttcccccaaggaACTGAAAGTGGacaccctgtccctccccctccatccGGGGGGGCCCCCTCACCGTAGACCTTGAGCATCTGGGGCTCTGAAACACTGTGAATGATGTTCCCGCCGAGAGACCGCAGATCCAGGATGGCCTGGCAGGAGAAGTTGTGGAGGCCGTCTTCCCTGTGAGCCGTGCTGTTGTGCGTGGCTGTGGCTCCCTGGGTACCATCCGTCGTCCCCCAAAAGGTCTGGTTGTGCAGCACCTCCTGGCCGCGGAGCAGCATGAGAGTGAGGCTCTCAAGGGGTTTCACGGCTGGCACGTGGCACTTGATGGTGAAGGGTCTCCCCACAGCCACCCAAGTGGGCTGCAGCTTCAGCAGCACTTGCGTTGGAGGATCTgcggggaaggaagagggaggtgaggtcaggagcTGGGGTACAGTCCCTGCAGGCCCCACCTGGCCTGGCCCATCCCTTGGCACCGCAGTGTTCTCAAGTCCTTGGCTGGATTTGGGGAGGACGCGGTCTGGGGCCTGGTCTGCCCGCGAGTATACAGAGAGCAGTGAGGAAACAGTTCAGGGTATAGTATGTATTGACTGGTGGTGCTTTTACCAACACGATGTTTTCCGGAATGGACaagcagggggtgcctgggtggctcagtctgttaagcacctgccttctgctcaggtcatgatcccagggtcctgggatggagctccacataggactccctgctcagtggggagtcgcttctccctctccctctgcccctccctctggctcatggtctctctctctctcaaataaataggtaaatcttaaaaaaaaaaaaaaaaaaaaagaatggaggtgGTCAGGTGTCTACAAAGAAAAGGTCCAGAAATTGTACAGCCAACTAGGAACAAAAATTTGAATCTGTCTCCTCCGGAAATCAGACATAAATTTCCGTATTAAACAGGTGGATAACTTAGAAGGGAGTGTTCACTGGAGTTCCGCCAAGAGTTGTGAGGTCTTCACTTAAGAGGTAGGGGCTGGAGTCAGACCTGCCTTGCTTCTCCAGGGTCAGGTTCATAGCCACCTCCATCGCTTATCTATTACACAAGGACCTCAGTGGCAGCCTGGATTCCCTCCTGAACTAGAATACCTTGCCCCCATCACCCCAAGGTAATATGTTGGA
This window harbors:
- the PRR29 gene encoding proline-rich protein 29 yields the protein MASGPGGCWGQPPPQGAAGTPVAWAAPPPRPQPGRVKEDLLELMLLQNAQMHQLLLSSLVAAAFNPGPASSHQQVYLEDQQEEEEMQAQEEGPLVFHHHYLPCPMPTLGPLLPWPVPFLSLPPQQPHLQDESRIQHCPPASGTRGLRTVPPPPPPSATGTVGADVPPASDYYGAESLP
- the ICAM2 gene encoding intercellular adhesion molecule 2 isoform X3, whose translation is MSPFGCWGLPAALLALFCCPGSGEVFEVHTYPEQLAVKPGESQFINCSTSCAQPEAGGLETILAKTLLKSGAQWKEYLVSNISQDTIIYCYFTCFGEQRLTSLNVSVFYPPTQVLLKLQPTWVAVGRPFTIKCHVPAVKPLESLTLMLLRGQEVLHNQTFWGTTDGTQGATATHNSTAHREDGLHNFSCQAILDLRSLGGNIIHSVSEPQMLKVYEPRPDNQMVVIISVVSVLLFLFVTSILLCFVLGQHWRQRRMGTYGVQGA